The genome window TGAGATATTGATTGAGAATAGAGAGTCCATCAACTTTCATCGTTCaagatttattatattaaacttgAACATTAACAAACTCAAGtttaagaagaaatttgaaaCTAATTCAGACATATATTCCTTAAAGATCAACCTGGAAGGCAGGAAAATTGTTGGGGAAATTCAAATCCATAAAATTAGTCTTCACTGTCTGCCTATCTCCCTACGTTTTTTGGGTCATTGATATAATGAATTCCACTAGCTTTGGTAAATAATCTTGGTCTTATAGAACCCTATTATCCAAACTCTTCCTTTTGTATATTGTGTCTACATCCGACACTCTAACGGACTGCAGTAACCTAATAACACTAGCAAAATGGAAGTGCTCAAGATGGTCTAATTACAGAAccttttttgttttatcttaCAATAACATCCATGTAAAATTTGGCACATAAATCATTGATCACACTGAATTTCTGGAACTACGGTGGTGGTAATAACATGTTCCTCAAGTATTTCAGATTTCCACCATCTTTCTACAGTCATTCTATGTTAATACTTATTACTAACAAACAATCATGTCTTACATACAACCAGACAATAGTATGGGAATATGACCtcaaaatacttgaaaaacaaaataaaatttgaacataaCTGTATTGTATGTATACCCGTATCCGACAAATCTGACTTCAGAGTAATCTATATATTAGAATGTCAAAATAAAAGGTGCAAGAATAATCTAATAGTTGAAGCACTTGCATCCAAGTTTTTGATTGCTTAAAATATTAGTGAATTAGAGTTCTTTTCCTTTCAATCTTCTTCCGAGTTCCAATAAAACTGTTCTCATGATTCAATGATTTGTTGGTTTATGGTCAGCTTAATGTTGTATATCGAAGAGATAAGTACACAAACCAGAATCATTTGAGaatttttaggtgtttttctCATACTAAAGTACAAAATTTCACTAAATCTCGAGAGCAACATGGTTGGAACAGGGAAGAACAACTTTAATAGAACAATAGTTTTATGTAGTGACgacaatatatcaaatatctgcaattttttctttttaatttttaattttaattcaaatttacataattacTAATTGTTACTATctaaatctaaattattttaaaaatagaagtataaaaataaaaaaaaataaattcaaaatataaaacacaaaatttagtaacataattaattaacttctATAATGAACTGTATTATGTATGTATTCATGTATGGGTATTTGTTCAAGTAGGATATTTGTCATAAAGCAATAATGAGGCTAATTTATATGTACAAAGCCAACCTATTATGTCAAAATACTCAACACTAAAACTAAACAAGGAGCAAGCATGGACCAAAGGGGGCCAATTGTATTATCCTTTCATGTGCTTTCTCTACAACATCATATTCTTTGCTTTATTTATTACAATAACTTACTTGGCTTATTAAAATTATAGGAgaataaaaatgattatgaataacccttaaataattataaaaataaaaaatttataaaaattatataagattataataaattattaaaagttataaataattGTCATCTAAGCCTGTGGTGTAAAGGCTCATTCAAATGAATATTGATTGACATTAAATCTTTGGGTTTAACCTATGGACACCTATAGGTAAAACCATAAATTCTTTTAGAAGGAGGTGagatttcattatatatttttatgagagttgaaatataatttcatcattatattaacatatatctttatagtttttaaaaatttaaattttattatttattaaaagcctaaactataattttaccatttatttataacttaaaattttataaattttcaaggCACCCACTTCGTTCCTATTGAATCCAaccattttgttttataaaaattataaaattatagaaaatatgaaaaattataattttgtaaaaacaatattaaaagtTATCAGATTTATCACACCTTAATGtagaagaataaaaatattttatatcaaaattatttataaaaacatattaataaatgattattagtggagtgataaattttttatatgaattgttaattttgtgttcgattctcaaataatatttttaagttgttttatttgaaaagataaaagtatCCTTATAATGATAtcttttaccctttaaaataaatatattttaataatttcacaattggATTGGCGTGACACCGACTCTGTTAGCcactttatatataatataaatataaaaaactataaaatataaacaaaataaaaaaaaccatacaaaatttataaaaatacaaaaaaaatttataaactaGCTCTATATTCCAGTCTCAATTAAGGGCGAGCAAAATTCATTttgactcgaaaaaataaaaaaaaagtttgaattttgaattatttgaatcgagttaatcgagtcaattcaattttttttcaaattttgagttcgaattaagttaaattttcgaattcgaataattcgaataaattaaatatcaaacccttttactttttcccaaaaattttacCTTCCCCAATACCTCCaaaacttttttccttttacttcccaaaatttttacttcccCAAATTCCCAAACTTTTCTCCTTTTGCTTCCCCAAACTTTTACTTCCTCCTaaaccccaatttttttttcaaatttatgtctactatttatattattgaattaaatttcacattttgtactatttatattattgaattgtttaatcatcttgaatctttatcaatttctattaaaattgaattattgatgatgccataaaatattcgtgttaaaattttatgttggtatcaatttcacattttatttttaaaataaatttttatttaaaaatcacatttgttacatttaatatatttttaatttcaaaatacattatAAGAATcgaagataattgaagcaatTAAGCAAGCAAATAAGCTAACCCATagataaaagattaataaataaaatattagcgGATGAAagctaataataaatttgattacGGTAGGTGACAATAATGACAAGGtcttaaagttatttttttaatttaacttgaacaaatatattcgatccaattcgattcgaattccatctcacttgaCTCggttcgagaaaatttcaaatcgaattaagataataaaataaaattcgtcaattcaattaactcgaaaaattttcattcgattcgactcgaccAAATGTTGAACCCTAATCTCAATCACTCTACTGAAATCCCAGAATTCTGTTCAAAGTCATCCCGGCAGCAATAGTTAAAATAAAGTCAAAGGTAGCTCCTATTAGAGCTAGAGTTGAAAGTGATTGCAAGGGTGTGAGAAAACGATCCCAAGGAGTTGAAATTTTGCAAgcaattttcaagaaataaattatgaatcCAGCACAGAATTTGTGCAACATTTTTATGCATTATATATCAAACAAATAACTTGACAGCAATGTCTTACCCTTTATGACAGTAACACtacctttatttatttgttagaaATAGAGGAGATTATCTCATGCTACCTTTTAAAAGTCATACCAACTTGTTCAACTTCTGATATATAAAACCATATCCTCGTGTTATATGACATATATGTGTTCAACGCggagattttaaaaaattagaaaaatttgtatttgattttcaTGAGTATGGTTGTGGTTAGATCTAATTATGGATCGAGATCTATTCGAAATTTGGGAGAGTTTGGACTTGAACATTCACGGTCCAAGCCCGACCCGACccgttttaagtttataatattttatattatgttatttttatatattatgtaatttaaacacattaaaaaataaacctatactaaatatataatattactctgatgtaaatattaaaataatgttaagattgactgtataaaaaattttaataaacaaaaatgtataaaattattaaatattaaaatataataatataaatatttttaaatttaaatttaaaaaataatatggacgGGCCTAAAATAGGCTTGAATTAGTCTGTTGCAAATGTGGGCgagtttagataaaattttaagcccagATTTCAGGCTGGACCGGACTTGAACAAGCATAAAATATGTCAATATCATGCTTAGGCCCGGTTCGACCCGACCCATGAGCATATCCAGTACTTGTGCATacaagataatatatatattggaaaAAGACTTTTACCGTTAGAAAATGAATCACTTTTCAAAGAATTTATTTGTAGGATAGTGATTCttaaaatttccttttattGGAATACATTCGTTTTATGGTTTATAGAGTTTCTTTCGGGATTTGTAACTGTCTCTTTCAACAATATTATCTCTAATATTTGAACTTGAGTTCTTTCTTACAAATGTAATGTAGTTATACTTGTTAGTGAGTGGTTCCTAGATTTGATGTATTGACAAGCATCAATTTTTGTGAGATAACGTTCCGTTGGGGATTAATTTCTCACATGGGAGTGTAATTCCTTTGGATACAGGTGAGAAAGTAGTGTGAACAAAATGTGACTCgattaggaaaaaaattataatttcaaattaaatagtTTGACTTAGATTTCGagctaacttaaataaatagcTTGAATTTGTTGAGGCTGTAATGAGAAGTACCACGAGTAATGTTTGCTGTTGTCTGGCATTGTTCAGCCTCATAActtatttacaaattaacaatttttataaacaaaacCTTTGGGCTATGATctttgttgatattttgaaCGGTGTGAGCTCATATATGATGTCCAAATTGTTTATAGAAACATATTTGGAGATTGGTTTGGATTGGATAAAGAAAATCGAATTCCTTATTTTAAGGAGATTAGATTGGACCAGGTAACTTGGTAATAAATCCTAAAGACTTTAAAACTTATCTTGGACTTATTGAAGATATTCTCTATATTGATTAACTGGCTACTTTAAAGGGAAGATTGATTGTAATTGATCTTGATAAGCCTGAAACTCTTATATATTGAAAGGCTTGCAAAGGTAAAAGAATGTGGAGAATTGTTTAAAACTTGTCTTTTAGAGTGCATTTTAGAAGTAAACGGGTGATTCACTTGGTTTACAAATTAAGTTTTCAGAAAGAAACTTAGAaaagattgaattttaaatactaTCTTAGAcgttgtaaaattaaatttaaatattttaaaggacCACGACATCAGTTGGTGTTGAAATATTTACCTTGATTCTAAGGGGGTATGAAAAACTTGACACATGATAAACATCATTAAACTCAATACTCGTAAGTGTTGAGATATCTCCTAAAATACTCATATCTTGGGCACTTTCGAACACacttattttagtaaataatattcttttcatgtaaaaagaaaatcgaAAATGTATAgaattaagttattaaaaattaatgtggttttaagaaaaaagtgTTATCCAATTTATTATATTagactataaaattttcaaggatcaaaataaaaaattagagggGCCGAATTCAAATTTACCCTATTCTGAAAAATATggtatttaaagaaatataaaagaatttagGGAGACCAAACATAAATATTCCATTTTTGAATAGATCGCAGAAGATAGAACTTGAAATTCTTTAGAGGGCCGAAcacaaaatttccttttttcgATAGGATAATAAAAGCTTAAGAAGAGTGAAAATTTTATGCCTACGCCCCTGATGTGGCTTTCATTTGTTAATACCTAGCATCAATGTACCCTTAAAAATATGGCATAATGATTTTTTGGccctccaactttataaaaagtcattttagccaTCCGTTTAATTTTTCGTCTCTTTTAGCTCTTGAACTTgcattatttgtcaaatcacccaaaattgatggaaaagttagtttttgttaactttgctgacatggcaTACATGTGGATTGCCACGGGTATGCCACACTAGcaagtaattatatttttaaaaattaaaaatattaaaaaatatatatttttgaatttttgaattttaaataaaattaagtaattactGATATAACATCCACATGGCAATCCATTTCGGGGTAATTTGAGAAACAACTCAAGTTGAAGGTTaaacaatatattatttaattaaaggaaaaaagatttaaaatgtaatatagaAATTATAGTTGCTTCATTTCTCACGGCTTGTtccaaattaatatatatgttttgtagaatgagaaaaataaaggatttgAAAAAGCTTTTGAATCCATGAATAcatcttttattattctttatgaTCAAATTGGTCCATCgtaaacaaaattacaaaaaaatatacattttttaaaatttctcaacCGTGACCCCGTTCACCTAGATATTTAGCTTTCTAGATGGTCAAGTCTTCCCAAGCATTTgactctattttttaaaattgtttctcCTTCGACTTTTCATAGTTCttcttataataataaactaataaaacaaaattaatcgCCTTCTTATctaaccaaatttcaataaatacatttttttaatgaaattcttTATGCGGGGTGGTATTATTTTGGACTATTTCTTTGTCAATGAATCATATCCAATGATGAAATTGCTAAGCTTCAAAATGCAGTATATAAATGGCATGCTAGTTTCTCATTTCTTCCCACACCTCAACCTCAAACACTATCCACTTCATAAATTCTGTTTGTGTGTTCAATCCAATTGTTTGTATaattagaagagaaaaatgggTGTTTTCACAAAAGAAGCAGAGGTGAGTACCCCACTCCCACCAGCCAAGGCTTTCAAGGCCTTTGCTGTAGATATCGAAAACCTAATGCCCAAAGTTGCCCCACAAACAGTCAAGAGCGTCGAGGTCCTTGAAGGAAATGGTGGCCCTGGTACTATCAGGAAGATCACCTTTGCTGAAggtaattttttcattttctgttcTTAAAAGGTGAACTACAAAATTTAGATGCAATTACATTAGTTAGGTGCCCATGATTCAAAATCTTGATTTGGTTGATAACAAATGCAGGGCATGGATTAAGTCATGCGAAACACAAGGTTGATGTATTAGACAAAGACAACTTGGTGTACGCTTACACTGTGATGGAAAGCGATTTTTTTAACAACAAGATCGAGAAAATCAGTTACGACATCAAGTTTGTTGCAGCAGCTGATGGAGGGTCAACTGTTAAGGTAGCTGCCACGTTTTACACCGCCGGTGACACTGAGGTCACTCCCGACTTAATGGCCCAGATCAAGGAAGCTTCCGAGAAGCGAGCCCTTGTTATGAAGGCTATTGAAAGTTACGTCTTGGCAAATCCCGATGCCTAAAACTGTGCTTTCATGGCGTTAATGGTGTGTGGTTTGGATATTTCATATGTTGTGTTACTCAAAAGCAGTGTTTGATTGGGTaataagtgatttgtctctCTAGATTTGATCATCTCTATTTCTATTGTAATAAAAGTCTTTGGAGTTGTTATTATGTTTGATATATGAGAGTGAAGAATATACTTGCAGGTTTTCTTTAGGTGCCTCGTATACTGCTTTTtacaaatttcttaattttaaaaaagaaaaacaaaattacaaatagcTACATTATAAGCACATTAATTCAGAGTCGAATGTTCAGATTCAaataattcttaatattaaCTTAGCAAAGATAATTATTATCAACGATTGCTGATTGCATGAACTAgtgaaaattatttaactaaaattggGTGCGGTACGCCGGGCCCACGCAATAGTGCAAAACCAGGGCAACGATCGAGAGCCCAAGTAGCAAGCTACGGTGATGGACTCTCccacttaaaaaataaatttaatatcttgTGATCCAATGGATCACGTATCAGATATTAAACTGATAAGAACAGATACTACACTTGATCTTAGCCAAAATGCCGAGAAAGGTATGCTTTCAATCATCAAGCATCAGGCAATTTAAAGCCTGCTTCTCGCCTGTTCTTTCGTACTCTTCCTGATGTGGGATTTTATGCAAATCAGCTATAAAAGAGCCGCCTACTGGTGCTCCTATAAAGACTGAATCCTTCCTGAATAGACTGGTTCTGGGCCACTTAGGATTTGAATCAACAACCAAGGCACCTTTCAACAAGAAAACCACTGCATTTGCAATTTGTAAAACACACCACGAATAGGATTATGACTCTGCTCAACGAAAGGCTAAAATGACTCATTTTATAAAGTTAGTGGACtaaataagttattatgtaaaaaaaaaaattaatatttgaattaggGGTGACCGTTCGAATGAATCGAGTTAAAAGTTCGGTGacgagtcttattttatcatcttaacttgatttgaatttttttccgaATTGAatcgagtaaaatgaaattcgagtGAGTTGAATCGAAtaaaattgttcgagttaaatttaaaaaattaaacatgtcaaattaaaattttattacaatattcaaatttcatgttacaacacataaatttgaaaccatatattttgaaaactcaTTCAAAGCAACATAAGAGGGAAAAGaaagatactttagtatgataaacttgaatcattaatttatAAGGTTATTTTAGattctttttatattctttagatttttttatttttgtaatattttaaaattttataaatataatatttagaattttaaaatttattttgaattattttgtaattattgttgagagagaccaatttgttcatttccaaaattgaaaaagatcaaatgtGTATTGCACCAATTAgctatttgagttattcgaattgtaaaatttaactcaactcGAACTTGAAACTCTAATTACTTATTTGAGTTGACTCAAAAAAAAACTGAATGACTCAATTCAATTAACttagaattcaaatttttttagttgaatgCTAAACCCTACTTTGGCTTACCAAAACTTTGAAAAACAAACACTGCATTTGCAATCTCTAAATCACACCAGGAATAGGATTATGGCTCTGctcaaagaagaaataatggCAAAAGCATTAGTTTTATCTATGTTGAACTGGAAGTCCTTGTACAacattgtttccaggatagAAGTCTTCCGCTTTGGATCATCGCAGACGAACCTTCCCATAAACAAACAGTACACAGTTCTGTATCAGACACCTTTTCTTTCATTGTAAAAAGCAAGTTTAGATTGAATCCCAATCAAATACGTGAACATGCTGCTTCGGTTCGCATGTGACACTCTGCCAGGCAATAGGCAAGCCATCCACAAGTTGTAATTTCAATGGTTTACTTTCTTTCTTGTTTCCGTCTCCtatatcttttgttttattattctttttctattcTACAGCTTTGGACTCTAcaatttttgtcattttcatGGAGAATAGGAGAATATAAGCTGACTTAGCCGATATCTGTTTTCAAGATTTATTATTACAGAGTTCTTTCTTAACCTTCTTTTGATATTGACTGCTTTCAAGATCCATATATTTTGTTCTCCATGATAAGCTTACATCTGTTTCATGTCCAACGATATGTAAGGTCAGTACGCAAACCAGAATCAATTTTGCAAGTTATCTTCGGTGATTTCCAGACTACATTTAAAAGtttcaataaaatatgaagaaatTGATCACCTACCTAGGCTTTGAAAGAGCCTAATATTCTTCATTACTCTCACTCTATAAATACTACATCATCCGGTTTACATCTTCACAGCTCAAAATCCTGTTCGATCATTTCGTAAAATCAGTAGAAAATAATGGGTGTTTTCACATACGAATCTGAGATTGTTACTGCAATCCCACCAGCCAAGATGTTTAAGGCTTGCATCCTTGACGGCGACACTCTCATTCCCAAGATTGTTCCTCAGGTTTTTAATAGTGTTGAGTACTTGGAAGGTAATGGTGAGCCTGGGAGCATCAGGAAGGTCACCTTTGCACAAGGTTATTTTCATTCAACTTCATATTTTGAGCCAAATCTAATATATGATTAAGTTTGAAGGAAAGAAGGATGAAAGTGATGTGGCTTTTGGACATGTATGTTTCAGGAAATCAATTCAATTACATGAAACAGAAGGTAGAAGCATTAAACACAGAAAAATTTGAGTACATTTACAGTGTGATTGAAGGCGATCCGCTGATGAACATGCTCGACAAAATAACTTAGGAAATAAAGTTAGAAGACTCTCCAGGTGGGGGATCCATATGTAAGACTAGTAGTAAGTATTACACCATTGGTGACATTGAGCTCAAGGAAGAGGCAATCAAGGCAGGCAAAGAAAAGGCTTCGGGTGTATTGTTCAAGTCCATCGAAGCCTACCTCGTCGCAAATCCTAACGCCTATTGAGATTGCATTCACTACAATGAATATCAAGAAATTGGCCTTCTCCTCTTCTAGCTTTTACTTCTGCAGCAAATGAGCTTCAAATTTCTAATAAAGACTTCATAGTTTGcctgaaataaacaaaagagcAGACAATGTATTTACTGAATCTTGTTGTGTGAGATATTCATTGAGAATAAAGAGTTGGTCATCTTTCATCTGAATAATCCTTGTCCTATTAACCACCTTTAATCATTAGTTGCATGAGTTAAATGTTATAGAGCTGGCTCATTGATTAAACATGTGTAGTTCATAATCCATTTACTCAAGACATTTACCtgaaaatttaacaatttcagTTATGATTCTATGATCTGAAAAATTTTCCTCTCATAGTATTTACTACTGCCAGAGGATTCTGGATTAGTCTTGCCAATAATTTCAACTAGACTCTTCAGTTTGTATATCTGTACTGAAAAAAATCAGTATGCAACACTCAACATTAAGTCGGTATTACATAATGCTAGAATTGATGAATTAAAGGTACTCATTGACTGCAGGAACCTGATAACACGATAGAAAATGCAAGTGCTGAAGATGGTTTTAAGTACCCAACACTGAAAGCTCTAGGCTATAAAAACTGAAATGGGGTTAAAGTGGGTTTTTAGGAAAATCCTAGGGACAATTAAAGTATAAGATATTCACCTTTTGTTCTATCTTACAAGAACATAACCATGTTAAATTTGGCACATAAATCACTGATCAACTGAATTTCTGGAACCACGTACGGTGGCTGTAGTAACATAATATTCAGGATTTCATGTTAATACTTTTGCTGCAACATGTTTATTTCTAGAAAACTAACAAACTATCACCGAAAGTACCATGTTGCTCCGACGATTCATTATTCTTCAAGTACCCATACAGCCATACATGGTACTTATGTTATCCGGACATTAGTATGGGGATATGATCCTCATAAGACTCtagatacatgaaacacataataaaattgaagataACTGTGTTAGATACATACGGCTGTCCGGAAATCTGACTAATTTAGAGTAATCTACTGATTACAATGTCAAAATTGAAGATAACTGTTGTTAGATCCAAGGTTTTGATTGCTTAAAATATTAGTGAATTAgagtcttttcttttcaatcttcTTCAGAGTTCCAATAATATTGGTCTCATGATTCACTGATTTGTCGGTTTATGGTAAGCTTGATGTTGTATATTGAAGAGATAAGTAAGATATGTACACAAACCagaatcatttgaaaatttttaggtGCTTTTCTCGTACTTAAGTACAAAATTTCACTAAATGGAAAAAAATcgcataaaatataaagaaatcaCCAAAGATTCCAGAGGGCCTAAAACtcacaaacaattatatatcAGATATGTACATCATCAGCAAACATAAGTAATAATtgaggttttaattagaaagaaattttaattaattaatctagaGTCATTGCTCTTATTCTTGAAatagatattaatataatttaagaatttttacggatcaatatactaaataaaaaattgtgtaatttcgATTGATAGTGATAAATGAAATCTAGTTGAATTTTTCCTGAATATCCGTGTctattacttaattaaattaattaattctaattttaaatcaatcacTTGAATTATTCaactaaataatagaaagataatAATTATTAGTACTTTTAATTGATTCACAACTAATCATTAGGATAATATAACCATGTTAAGTTTGGCACTTGAAACATTGATCAAACCGAGTTTCTATCACTATGGTGGTGGTTATAAAATGTTTCTGTAAGGATATCAGATTTCTAACACCTTTCTAAAGTCATGTTATTTTGTGACTTTTGCTGCAACATGTCAACCAACAACAATGCGGAGCCAGAATACTAATAATAACATTGGGACAAACTAAAACTAGAAATGTtatataagaattaatttaaacatataaataattaattcaaaataaacaatattCCAACAataaattcatcaaccaattaTCTTTCAACGATAAATTCATCCTTCATCCCTTGCGTTAATAAATCAAACTTCTAGAACTGGAATTGGGTGTGGTGCGCCAGGCCCAAGCAATAGTGCAAAACCTGGGCGACGCTCGAGAACCCCAGTAGCAAGCTACTGTGATGGACTCTCCCactcgaaaaataaatttaatatcgtGTGATCCAATGGATCACGTATCAGATATTAAACTGATAAGAACAGATACTACACTTGATCTTAGCCAAAAGGCCGAGAAAGGTATGCTTTCAATCATCAAGCATCGGGCAATTTAAAGCCTGCTTCTCGCCTGTTCTTTCGTACTCTTCCTGATGTGGGATATTTTGCAAATCAGCTAGAAAAGAGCCGCCTACAGGTGCTCCTATAAAGACTGAACCCTTCCTGAATAGACTGATTCTGGGCCATTTAGGATTTGATTCAACAATCAGGTTCTACAACTGAAGTCAAAAGATTGACAAGCATCTTACAAGGTATgataaaatgttacaaaaataaaaaaagaaacatgtgacaattttttaaaattatttgtaaaataaaaaaatacatttagtatatcaaatattaaccttttatataataaattaaaactaaattttatattgaattactTTATTATTACAATGTATTTTCATTAactaagaaaaaggaaattggCACTGCTGACAAAGGCTGATGTCGTAGGTCTTGAgcactcaagttcaaatctcatGGTAACTCTTAAATGGGAGAAATATGTTTAAGgataatgatattttgatagtctttctttatgttgatgatctctTGCTAATGGGAAATGATGCATGGTTGCTTGAGGAATTCAAGGAGGAGATGACGAAGGTTTTTGAGATGACAGATCTTGGATTGATGTCCTTTTTtcttgaaatgaaaattaaacagGCTAAGCATGAAGTATTCATCCACCAGAAGAAGTACGCCAAGGAAATCTTGAAGAAATTCAAACTTGAAGAATGCAAGGAAGTAA of Gossypium raimondii isolate GPD5lz chromosome 3, ASM2569854v1, whole genome shotgun sequence contains these proteins:
- the LOC105796859 gene encoding major allergen Pru ar 1, whose protein sequence is MGVFTKEAEVSTPLPPAKAFKAFAVDIENLMPKVAPQTVKSVEVLEGNGGPGTIRKITFAEGHGLSHAKHKVDVLDKDNLVYAYTVMESDFFNNKIEKISYDIKFVAAADGGSTVKVAATFYTAGDTEVTPDLMAQIKEASEKRALVMKAIESYVLANPDA